Proteins from a single region of Desulfobacter postgatei 2ac9:
- a CDS encoding PEP/pyruvate-binding domain-containing protein has protein sequence MIQTQSVMEDSINEEQRILKRRGRPKILVAHDYDQAMTLFELYKPYVLSVFTDMRYVINGQEDPYAGCKLLTRIKSEIPDLPLLILSTEEKNREIAATIPAQFINKNSNNLHDQIKSFFVTHLGFGAFVFRMPDNSEIARASNLREVEKLLPDLPDASILHHARHNDFSRWLLARNEVDFALSLKPYTIDDFTDASEIKRFLIERIRARRKDSRQGLVIEFDPEKFDSDTDFMKIGTGSLGGKARGLAFMSHQLGIDPSLSQKFPEIDITIPQTFVIATDGFNMFVEENKLFRLIEQDKMPDDAQVIEHFLKAEVPRPLKMRLKAYIQNVHYPIAVRSSSLFEDAHYQPYAGLYKTYMLPNTDTSTENRLERLITAVKLVYASTYLKAPRSYTQSTMHRIQDEEMAVVLQQITGTRHKNYFYPSISGVALSYNFYPIAHLKAEDGISYIALGLGKIVMDGGKTLRLCPKYPQFLPQFSMIDDILKNSQKYFYALKMDEFPIHEKFFGIGEDPCLTKLYITDAKDHPAVRMLCSSFNMQDNRIRDHFSDKEFPVLTFANILKYNAFPLAEILSEVTALGVRWMGTSVEVEFAVDLPVEGVRSRPRFSLLQIRPMSQYKQKLGVTITKKEIKKALCHSTHSLGNGEYKDIRDIVYVDPKTFEANKTPLMAEEINKINAMFNDTGTKYVLIGPGRWGSSDPWLGIPVAWNDISNVGVMVETTIESIRADFSQGSHFFQNITALGISYITVEDTGNDFIDYDFLYNLEPATATRYLKHIRFDRPLKILVDGTTSQAVIMQDLG, from the coding sequence GTGATCCAGACCCAGTCAGTCATGGAGGATTCCATTAATGAAGAGCAAAGGATTTTAAAAAGGAGGGGCCGGCCCAAAATCCTTGTGGCCCACGACTATGACCAGGCCATGACCCTTTTTGAGCTGTACAAACCCTATGTGCTCAGCGTTTTCACGGATATGCGCTACGTCATTAACGGCCAGGAAGATCCTTATGCCGGCTGCAAACTTTTAACCCGGATCAAATCGGAAATCCCGGATCTGCCCCTCCTGATCCTGAGTACGGAGGAAAAAAACCGGGAGATTGCAGCAACCATACCCGCTCAGTTTATCAATAAAAATTCAAATAACCTCCATGACCAGATCAAAAGCTTTTTTGTCACACATCTGGGATTCGGGGCCTTTGTGTTCCGTATGCCGGACAACAGTGAAATCGCCCGGGCTTCCAATTTAAGAGAGGTCGAAAAACTGCTGCCGGATCTCCCCGATGCATCCATCCTCCATCATGCCAGGCATAATGATTTTTCCCGATGGCTGCTTGCCCGCAATGAAGTCGATTTTGCTCTAAGCCTTAAACCGTATACCATTGACGATTTTACCGACGCATCAGAAATTAAGCGGTTTCTCATAGAGCGCATCCGTGCCCGACGGAAAGACTCGCGCCAGGGGCTTGTCATTGAATTTGACCCTGAAAAATTTGACTCGGACACGGATTTCATGAAAATAGGAACAGGATCCTTGGGCGGCAAGGCAAGAGGACTTGCGTTCATGTCCCATCAACTGGGCATAGACCCCTCTTTGAGCCAAAAATTCCCGGAAATTGACATTACCATCCCCCAGACCTTTGTCATTGCCACGGACGGATTCAATATGTTTGTGGAGGAAAACAAGCTCTTCCGGCTTATCGAACAGGACAAAATGCCCGATGACGCCCAAGTAATAGAACACTTTCTTAAAGCAGAAGTGCCCCGCCCGCTGAAAATGAGATTAAAGGCGTATATTCAAAATGTACATTACCCCATTGCCGTCAGATCTTCGTCCCTGTTTGAGGACGCTCATTACCAGCCCTATGCCGGACTTTATAAAACCTATATGCTGCCGAATACCGATACAAGCACTGAAAACCGGCTTGAGCGACTGATCACGGCCGTAAAGCTGGTATATGCCTCAACATATCTGAAAGCCCCGAGATCCTATACCCAGTCCACCATGCACAGAATCCAGGACGAAGAGATGGCCGTGGTGCTTCAGCAAATCACCGGCACCCGGCACAAAAACTATTTTTACCCGTCTATCTCAGGGGTTGCCCTCTCCTATAATTTCTATCCCATTGCCCATCTCAAAGCCGAAGATGGCATTTCGTACATTGCGCTGGGGCTTGGAAAAATTGTTATGGACGGCGGGAAAACCCTTCGGCTCTGCCCGAAGTATCCACAATTTCTGCCCCAGTTTTCCATGATTGATGATATTCTGAAAAACTCACAGAAATATTTTTACGCCCTGAAAATGGATGAATTCCCGATCCATGAAAAATTTTTCGGCATTGGTGAAGATCCCTGTCTGACCAAACTATACATTACCGATGCCAAGGACCATCCGGCCGTTCGGATGCTTTGCTCCTCCTTTAATATGCAGGATAACCGCATCCGGGACCACTTTTCAGACAAAGAATTTCCTGTGCTCACTTTTGCTAATATCCTGAAGTACAACGCCTTTCCCCTGGCAGAAATCCTGTCCGAAGTCACTGCTTTAGGCGTCCGTTGGATGGGCACATCCGTTGAAGTGGAGTTTGCCGTGGACCTGCCCGTTGAAGGTGTCCGGTCAAGGCCGCGCTTCTCCCTGCTGCAGATCCGGCCCATGTCCCAATATAAGCAGAAACTTGGGGTAACAATTACGAAAAAAGAGATTAAAAAGGCATTGTGCCATTCCACCCATTCCCTTGGCAATGGGGAATATAAGGATATCCGGGATATCGTGTATGTGGATCCCAAAACCTTTGAAGCGAATAAAACGCCTCTGATGGCAGAGGAAATTAATAAAATCAATGCCATGTTCAATGATACCGGAACAAAATATGTGCTCATCGGACCAGGACGCTGGGGGTCTTCGGACCCGTGGCTGGGCATTCCCGTGGCATGGAACGATATTTCCAACGTGGGGGTGATGGTAGAGACCACCATTGAAAGCATCAGAGCCGATTTTTCCCAGGGATCCCATTTTTTTCAGAATATCACCGCCCTTGGCATTTCATATATAACCGTAGAGGACACGGGCAACGATTTTATTGATTATGATTTTCTCTATAACCTGGAACCTGCCACTGCCACCCGGTATCTGAAGCATATCCGGTTTGACAGGCCCCTAAAAATCCTGGTGGACGGGACCACATCCCAGGCTGTAATCATGCAGGACCTTGGCTAA
- a CDS encoding NADP-dependent isocitrate dehydrogenase codes for MTEKIRWTRTDEAPLLATHSLLPIVNSYLKGSGIEVELRDISLAGRVLANWSDRLKDDQKVSDDLAFLGQLAKSPDGNIIKLPNISASVPQLKGAIKELQAAGYDVPDYPDEPKNAEEEAIKTKYSKNLGSAVNPVLREGNSDRRAAVAVKEFAKKNPHSMGAWSPDSKTHVASMTEGDYYGSEISTTVEKACTIKIELAGADGSTTVLKEKLALQAGEIIDACVMSKKALRAYIAKEIEDCKKQGILLSAHLKATMMKVSDPIFFGHIVYVYFQDVFDKHEGVFKEIGVNPNMGLGDLYARLETLPAAKKAEIEADIKACYAKRPPLAMVNSDKGITNLHVSSDVIVDASMPAMIRNSGKMWGADGKAYDTKALIPDRAYAGVFQAAIEDCKKNGAFNPPTMGTVQNVGLMAQKAEEYGSHDKTFEMKAAGTVKAIDDSGKVLLQIAVEEGDVFRMCQVKDAPVQDWIKLAVNRGRLTGYPVVFWLDKNRAHDAELIKKVDKYLPNHDTSGLEIKVMAPDEACTYSCGRVRKTLDTISATGNVLRDYLTDLFPILELGTSAKLLSIVPLMAGGGLFETGAGGSAPKHIQQFLEEGHLRWDSLGEFLALAESIEYIGNKGNATAKLYAKTLGEANTKFLAEGKNPSRKVKEIDNRGSHFYLAMYWAEALAAQNDDKALKARFEKVAKAMHENEKKIADELLGAQGKPVDIGGYYFIDFDKTSAAMRPSATLNKIVDNA; via the coding sequence ATGACTGAAAAAATTAGATGGACAAGAACCGATGAAGCACCCTTATTAGCAACGCATTCTTTGCTTCCCATTGTTAACTCTTACCTTAAAGGATCCGGGATTGAAGTCGAATTAAGAGATATCTCTCTGGCGGGCAGAGTCTTAGCTAACTGGTCTGACCGCCTCAAAGACGATCAGAAAGTGTCTGATGATCTGGCATTTTTGGGCCAGCTTGCCAAAAGCCCTGACGGAAATATTATCAAACTTCCGAATATCAGTGCTTCTGTTCCTCAATTGAAAGGCGCTATCAAAGAGTTACAGGCTGCCGGATATGATGTTCCCGATTATCCTGATGAACCCAAAAATGCCGAAGAAGAAGCCATCAAAACCAAATATTCCAAGAACCTGGGTTCTGCCGTTAACCCCGTATTGAGGGAAGGCAACTCCGATCGTAGAGCTGCTGTAGCGGTTAAAGAATTTGCCAAGAAAAATCCCCACTCCATGGGTGCCTGGTCTCCCGACTCCAAAACCCACGTTGCTTCCATGACCGAAGGTGACTATTACGGAAGTGAAATTTCAACAACTGTTGAAAAAGCATGTACCATTAAGATCGAACTGGCTGGTGCAGACGGATCAACGACTGTTCTCAAAGAAAAACTTGCCCTGCAGGCCGGTGAAATTATTGATGCCTGCGTGATGAGCAAAAAAGCGCTTCGTGCATATATTGCCAAAGAGATCGAGGATTGCAAAAAGCAGGGTATTCTGCTGTCAGCCCATCTTAAAGCAACCATGATGAAAGTGTCCGATCCGATCTTCTTTGGTCATATTGTTTATGTTTATTTCCAGGACGTTTTTGACAAACATGAAGGCGTTTTCAAAGAGATTGGCGTCAATCCCAATATGGGTCTTGGCGATCTCTACGCCAGACTTGAGACCTTGCCTGCAGCCAAAAAAGCTGAAATTGAAGCAGATATCAAGGCCTGCTACGCAAAAAGACCGCCTCTGGCCATGGTTAATTCCGACAAGGGAATCACCAACCTGCACGTTTCCAGTGACGTGATCGTTGATGCTTCCATGCCCGCAATGATCCGTAATTCAGGTAAAATGTGGGGAGCCGATGGAAAGGCTTATGATACCAAAGCCCTGATTCCTGACAGAGCCTATGCCGGTGTTTTCCAGGCAGCCATTGAAGACTGCAAGAAAAACGGCGCTTTCAATCCTCCAACCATGGGTACCGTACAGAACGTTGGTTTGATGGCACAGAAAGCCGAAGAATACGGTTCACATGACAAAACATTTGAAATGAAGGCTGCCGGAACCGTTAAAGCTATTGATGATTCAGGTAAAGTTCTGCTTCAGATCGCTGTTGAAGAAGGCGATGTCTTCAGAATGTGCCAGGTAAAAGATGCTCCGGTTCAAGACTGGATCAAACTGGCCGTTAACCGTGGCAGACTGACCGGTTATCCTGTTGTTTTCTGGCTGGATAAAAACAGAGCTCACGATGCCGAACTGATCAAAAAGGTTGATAAATACCTGCCCAACCATGATACATCCGGTCTGGAAATCAAGGTCATGGCACCGGATGAAGCATGCACCTATTCCTGCGGTCGTGTAAGAAAAACACTGGATACCATTAGTGCCACCGGTAACGTTTTAAGGGATTATCTGACTGACCTGTTCCCGATTCTTGAACTTGGCACCAGTGCCAAACTGCTTTCCATCGTTCCCTTGATGGCAGGTGGCGGCCTTTTTGAAACCGGCGCCGGCGGATCTGCTCCGAAACACATCCAGCAGTTCCTGGAAGAAGGCCATTTAAGATGGGATTCTCTGGGTGAATTCCTGGCATTGGCTGAATCCATTGAATACATTGGCAACAAAGGTAACGCCACAGCTAAACTGTATGCCAAGACTCTGGGCGAAGCCAATACCAAGTTCCTGGCTGAAGGAAAGAACCCCTCTCGTAAAGTCAAAGAAATTGACAACAGAGGCAGCCATTTCTACCTGGCAATGTACTGGGCAGAGGCACTTGCCGCCCAGAACGACGATAAAGCTTTGAAAGCAAGATTTGAAAAAGTTGCTAAGGCAATGCACGAAAACGAGAAGAAAATTGCCGATGAGCTGCTGGGTGCACAGGGTAAACCTGTTGATATCGGTGGTTACTATTTCATTGATTTTGATAAGACCTCTGCTGCCATGAGACCTTCCGCAACTCTGAACAAAATCGTTGATAATGCCTAA
- a CDS encoding D-2-hydroxyacid dehydrogenase, with protein sequence MKIVVLDGYTLNPGDLNWEKFSEIGELKVYDRTSPQDILERTADANIVLTNKTVLTAENIAAMNKVEYIGVLATGVNVVDLEYTKKTGITVTNVPGYSGSSSAQMVFALILELTNRVGHHSQTVTDGKWSASKDFCYWDYPLVELEGMTLGIVGYGGIGKAVARIGLAFGMNILIYNRSVPPDLPDGITYSDLDNLIHSSDIISLHCPLTPQTKGMINKESLAQMKKTAYLINTSRGPLIVENDLADFLNEGRIAGAAMDVLDVEPPDKNCPLLTAKNCYITPHIAWATIASRERLMSIAIENIKSYLAGNPQNVVPRK encoded by the coding sequence ATGAAAATAGTTGTTCTTGATGGATATACACTAAACCCGGGCGACCTCAACTGGGAAAAATTTTCGGAAATTGGAGAGCTCAAGGTTTACGACAGGACAAGTCCGCAAGATATTTTGGAACGAACAGCTGACGCCAATATTGTGTTGACAAATAAAACCGTGCTGACGGCTGAAAACATTGCGGCAATGAACAAGGTTGAGTATATCGGGGTTTTAGCAACAGGGGTCAATGTCGTCGACCTTGAATATACAAAAAAAACAGGGATTACTGTTACCAACGTTCCCGGCTATTCCGGCTCTTCGTCAGCGCAAATGGTTTTTGCCCTGATTCTGGAACTGACAAACAGGGTTGGACACCACAGTCAGACGGTAACGGACGGAAAATGGTCGGCATCTAAGGATTTTTGCTATTGGGATTATCCTTTGGTAGAATTGGAAGGCATGACTTTAGGTATTGTGGGTTATGGCGGTATCGGCAAAGCCGTGGCACGGATCGGATTGGCTTTCGGGATGAACATTCTGATCTACAACCGCTCTGTTCCCCCTGATCTTCCTGATGGAATCACCTATTCGGATCTGGATAACCTGATCCACAGCAGTGATATCATATCTTTGCATTGTCCGCTTACGCCGCAGACAAAAGGAATGATAAACAAAGAGTCTCTGGCTCAAATGAAAAAAACGGCCTATTTGATCAACACCTCCCGGGGCCCCCTGATTGTGGAAAACGATTTGGCAGATTTTTTAAATGAAGGTCGTATTGCCGGAGCTGCGATGGATGTCCTGGATGTAGAACCGCCGGACAAGAATTGCCCGTTGCTGACAGCTAAAAACTGTTACATTACGCCCCATATTGCCTGGGCAACGATTGCATCAAGGGAACGGCTGATGTCTATAGCCATTGAAAATATAAAAAGCTATCTGGCAGGGAATCCTCAAAACGTGGTACCCAGAAAATAA
- a CDS encoding HDOD domain-containing protein → MKILIVDDEDISRNILLAKMTHMGTCVAVDSSKKALEELDKAKAEKHPFDIITLDVSMPGMGGQELLEHIRKKELQDKIPKKDRVKILMITARMNMGTINACIKRRCNGYLTKPVSHVQLIQILSQLGFESATTEKTGKEGMSHSAGVAEIIKRFYSGKIILPVFPNIVKEIEELLTSKNPSVEELAKIVEKDLVISGKLITIANSSLYKGLDDVNSLNGALVRLGLQHTLGVCSALATKNLFNSENEALKTEMDKLWVHSFAVATLARRLAEEKGIDNLETVFLMALVHDIGKMLLMKVFVDMYPDLCISDEDLQFVIHEIHTTFGGVLLKKMNFSKQIIKIAEIHHWEQFEEDTDKELLAVSLADSLSEKLGFGFFSKQDKNNTLKLEEGDLSLETDDEFELDHDEIIEKLSGLSALNVLGLDPEKVFSIIKQIHPMIKETCRAF, encoded by the coding sequence ATGAAAATTCTCATCGTGGATGACGAAGATATATCCAGAAATATTCTGCTCGCAAAAATGACACATATGGGTACTTGCGTAGCTGTGGATAGTTCTAAAAAGGCTCTGGAAGAACTTGACAAGGCAAAGGCGGAAAAACACCCGTTTGATATCATAACCCTTGATGTATCCATGCCCGGCATGGGTGGCCAGGAACTTCTTGAACATATTCGAAAAAAAGAGCTTCAGGACAAAATTCCCAAAAAAGACCGGGTAAAAATTCTAATGATAACCGCCCGAATGAACATGGGAACAATCAATGCCTGCATCAAACGCAGGTGCAACGGGTACCTCACAAAACCGGTCAGCCATGTCCAGTTGATCCAAATTTTGTCCCAGCTGGGCTTTGAGTCTGCCACCACAGAAAAAACGGGCAAAGAAGGCATGTCCCACAGCGCCGGAGTGGCCGAAATTATCAAACGGTTTTATTCGGGGAAAATCATACTGCCGGTGTTCCCGAACATTGTTAAGGAAATTGAGGAACTGCTGACCAGCAAAAACCCCTCTGTTGAGGAGCTGGCAAAAATTGTGGAAAAGGATCTGGTAATATCAGGAAAACTTATCACCATTGCCAACTCTTCCCTTTACAAAGGCCTGGACGATGTAAACAGCCTTAACGGTGCACTGGTGAGGCTTGGCCTTCAACATACCCTGGGCGTATGTTCGGCCCTTGCAACAAAAAATCTTTTTAATTCAGAAAATGAAGCGCTTAAAACCGAAATGGACAAATTATGGGTTCACTCCTTTGCTGTGGCCACCCTGGCAAGACGCCTGGCCGAGGAAAAAGGGATTGATAACCTGGAAACCGTTTTCCTGATGGCCCTGGTCCATGATATTGGCAAAATGCTTTTGATGAAGGTCTTTGTGGACATGTATCCGGACCTCTGTATCAGTGATGAGGATCTGCAGTTTGTCATTCACGAAATTCACACGACCTTCGGCGGGGTTCTGCTTAAAAAAATGAATTTTTCCAAACAGATTATAAAAATAGCCGAAATTCATCACTGGGAACAGTTTGAAGAGGATACAGACAAGGAATTGCTTGCAGTCAGCCTTGCCGATTCCCTGTCCGAAAAACTGGGATTTGGCTTTTTTTCAAAGCAGGATAAAAACAATACCCTTAAACTTGAAGAAGGCGATCTTTCCCTGGAAACCGACGATGAATTTGAACTGGACCACGATGAAATCATAGAAAAACTATCCGGCCTGTCAGCCCTGAACGTTCTGGGCCTGGATCCTGAAAAAGTTTTTTCAATCATCAAGCAGATTCATCCCATGATTAAGGAGACCTGCCGTGCGTTCTGA
- a CDS encoding TetR/AcrR family transcriptional regulator — MTGKEKPDPPGRIKIMASFSRLMQEKDFHSITTAQIAKNADVTEGLIYKYFKDKKDLLYQVLNAHFQEFHEKIKIRMTQATSSIGKLDLIILASLEEYLENRLLSKILLLEVRNSQAFFNSGAYEMVTVYARTILKIIREGIASGEIAAHTDPYLLRKVIIGAIEHACLGEVIFGKPLDIKKTAAGISDIIFNGVKP; from the coding sequence ATGACCGGTAAAGAAAAACCAGATCCCCCCGGGCGGATAAAAATCATGGCATCCTTTTCCAGGCTGATGCAGGAAAAAGATTTCCACTCCATTACCACGGCCCAGATTGCCAAAAATGCCGATGTCACCGAAGGACTGATTTACAAGTATTTTAAAGATAAAAAAGACCTGCTCTACCAGGTGCTTAACGCCCATTTCCAGGAATTCCATGAAAAAATAAAAATCCGGATGACCCAGGCCACATCCAGTATTGGAAAACTCGACCTTATTATTCTTGCCAGCCTTGAAGAGTATTTGGAGAACCGCCTGCTGTCCAAAATTCTGCTGCTTGAAGTCAGAAATTCCCAGGCTTTTTTCAATTCAGGCGCCTATGAAATGGTGACGGTATATGCCCGAACCATTCTTAAAATTATCCGCGAAGGTATTGCCTCAGGGGAAATCGCTGCCCATACGGACCCCTATCTTTTACGAAAAGTTATTATAGGGGCCATTGAACATGCCTGTCTCGGGGAGGTTATTTTCGGAAAACCCCTGGACATAAAAAAAACTGCTGCCGGTATTTCAGACATCATTTTCAACGGAGTGAAACCATGA
- a CDS encoding IS1380 family transposase, whose protein sequence is MPTTINVKHGNENLVSQSGLLPVGALLKSINFAQRFKNLPDVHCVDPNISHGEILSSMLGLICVGKPDYIAIEIFRQDPFFFTQSLGISNCPSQSTLRERIDLIGESANELIKEASVEMIRGKAPAISPVQTSVGNYIPLDLDVSPFDNSKTKKEGVSRTYKGCDGYAPMFGYLGTEGYLINVELREGSQHCQKNTPEFIQEILKLTRQITQEPLLIRLDSGNDSQDNFEVIKTCEGVDVLVKRNLRKESLDGWLILAQNTESVRLIRCGHKSVWVGQTTVDPKGRALPRPIVFKVTERYEEKGEPLLFPTIEVETYWVTIAGLSPQEVINLYHDHGTSEQFHSEIKSDLGLERFPSCRFSSNSLILHLALLAYNILRIIGQISLEEQDENNLPINRRKKVSRRRLRTVMQDLMYMAGRLIYSGRRWSISFGKINPFAQLAENVLYRLRCSPG, encoded by the coding sequence ATGCCGACCACTATCAATGTAAAACATGGAAATGAAAACCTTGTCAGTCAAAGCGGATTGCTCCCTGTAGGTGCATTGCTTAAGTCGATTAATTTTGCCCAGCGGTTCAAAAATTTACCGGATGTACATTGTGTTGATCCTAATATTTCTCATGGAGAGATCCTTTCGTCCATGTTGGGACTTATTTGTGTTGGTAAGCCAGACTATATCGCTATTGAAATTTTCAGGCAGGATCCATTTTTCTTTACACAATCTCTGGGAATCAGCAATTGTCCTTCTCAATCAACATTGCGTGAACGCATTGACCTGATCGGGGAATCTGCCAATGAACTTATCAAGGAGGCTTCAGTTGAAATGATTCGAGGCAAAGCACCCGCCATTTCACCGGTTCAGACGAGTGTCGGCAATTATATTCCCTTAGATCTGGACGTTAGCCCTTTTGACAATTCAAAAACGAAAAAAGAGGGAGTTTCCAGGACATACAAAGGCTGTGATGGCTATGCACCAATGTTCGGATATTTAGGAACTGAAGGATACTTAATCAATGTAGAGCTTAGAGAAGGCAGCCAGCATTGTCAAAAAAACACCCCGGAATTCATTCAAGAAATATTAAAATTAACCAGGCAGATTACCCAGGAACCTCTTCTTATCCGTCTTGATTCAGGAAATGACAGTCAGGATAATTTTGAAGTAATAAAAACATGCGAAGGTGTTGATGTCTTGGTTAAGCGCAATTTACGTAAAGAATCTTTGGATGGTTGGCTTATCCTGGCCCAGAATACTGAAAGCGTTAGATTGATTCGCTGTGGACACAAAAGTGTGTGGGTCGGGCAAACAACTGTTGACCCAAAAGGGCGGGCATTGCCACGTCCGATTGTCTTCAAAGTGACTGAACGATATGAAGAAAAAGGGGAGCCCCTGCTTTTTCCCACAATTGAAGTCGAGACCTATTGGGTTACCATCGCCGGGCTGAGCCCCCAAGAGGTCATCAATTTATACCATGATCATGGAACCAGTGAACAATTTCATTCAGAAATCAAAAGTGATCTTGGGTTAGAACGCTTCCCCAGTTGCCGTTTTAGCAGCAACAGCCTGATTCTCCATCTTGCTCTTTTGGCGTATAACATTCTTAGAATCATAGGCCAAATTAGCCTTGAGGAGCAGGATGAGAACAATCTTCCGATCAACCGTAGAAAAAAAGTCTCACGAAGGAGGTTAAGAACAGTTATGCAGGATTTAATGTATATGGCTGGCCGTTTAATATATAGTGGTCGGCGGTGGAGCATTTCATTTGGTAAGATCAACCCGTTTGCCCAATTGGCTGAGAACGTATTGTACCGGTTACGTTGTTCTCCAGGATAA
- a CDS encoding THUMP domain-containing class I SAM-dependent RNA methyltransferase, whose product MNIPKKAILQKGQGRTRKLAKLEYIYERESRYFAQVAESVKDLALKEIRDLGGKNTQPVFRGIWFEADQSTFYKIVYLSRLASRMLVPLVEFQCKDKDALYKGARTIRWEEFLTPQKTFSIASNVSESQINHSNFAGLRVKDAIADYFRDRTNHRPSVNTESPWIMINVHIHKDRAAISIDAGSGPLHKRGYREARVSAPMQETVAAAIIALSGWNGEEPLLDPMCGSGTLLCEALMHYSRIPAQIFREQFGFERLPDFNVREWEAVKAAADKAIRPLPRGLIRGSDISDLAVEATRTNLMGLHYGAQIDVELADFRQLNRVENALIVTNPPYGIRMGKDQNMKLFYNDLGQFLKEQCKSCTAYVYFGDPGFIKHVPLAPSWKKNLEIGGLDGKIVKYQLY is encoded by the coding sequence TTGAACATACCCAAAAAGGCTATTCTCCAGAAGGGACAGGGCAGAACCCGGAAACTGGCAAAACTTGAATATATTTACGAGCGGGAATCCCGCTATTTTGCCCAGGTGGCGGAAAGCGTCAAAGATCTGGCTTTAAAAGAGATCCGGGATCTTGGTGGAAAAAATACACAACCGGTGTTTCGGGGCATCTGGTTTGAGGCGGATCAATCCACATTTTATAAAATAGTCTACCTTTCCCGCCTGGCGTCACGGATGCTTGTCCCCCTGGTCGAGTTTCAATGCAAGGACAAGGATGCCTTGTACAAGGGGGCCAGAACAATCCGATGGGAAGAGTTTTTAACACCCCAAAAAACCTTTTCCATTGCCTCCAACGTATCCGAGTCACAGATCAACCATTCCAATTTTGCCGGATTGAGGGTCAAGGACGCCATTGCCGATTATTTCAGGGACAGGACCAACCACAGGCCTTCAGTAAATACCGAATCGCCTTGGATCATGATCAATGTCCATATCCATAAAGATCGGGCCGCCATTTCCATTGACGCAGGTTCAGGGCCTTTGCACAAACGCGGATACAGGGAAGCCAGGGTTTCTGCCCCGATGCAGGAAACCGTGGCCGCAGCCATTATTGCCTTAAGCGGATGGAATGGAGAAGAACCGTTGTTGGATCCCATGTGCGGATCCGGAACCCTTCTGTGTGAAGCCCTAATGCATTACAGCCGGATTCCGGCCCAGATTTTTCGTGAACAGTTCGGATTTGAGCGCCTGCCTGATTTTAATGTCCGCGAATGGGAAGCGGTTAAAGCGGCGGCAGACAAAGCCATCCGGCCACTTCCCAGGGGACTTATCCGGGGCAGCGATATTTCCGACCTTGCCGTTGAAGCCACAAGAACCAACCTGATGGGACTTCACTATGGCGCCCAGATTGACGTGGAGCTGGCAGATTTCAGACAGCTTAACCGGGTGGAAAACGCGCTCATTGTAACCAATCCCCCTTACGGGATCCGCATGGGCAAGGATCAGAACATGAAATTGTTTTACAACGACCTTGGCCAATTTTTAAAGGAACAGTGCAAAAGCTGTACTGCCTATGTCTATTTTGGCGACCCGGGCTTTATCAAACATGTGCCCTTGGCCCCTTCATGGAAAAAAAATCTGGAAATCGGGGGGTTGGATGGAAAGATAGTAAAATACCAGTTATACTGA